The following proteins are co-located in the Desulfovibrio legallii genome:
- a CDS encoding cell division protein FtsQ/DivIB encodes MPLALKKSGRKARNAYTRAAVSGKKGRRAQRSVMPAPLRALGARLRGLRGLKSLAALTALLLGLGLVLAGVCLASLWLYNAAITSDFFTTRHVDVTGNVRLSRQMVLQYGGIREGGNSLSVSISKVERNLRQTPWVAEVSVKRLLPDRFVIKIKERLPSFWVHKNGVLYYANERGEIIAPVESENFLSLPTLRVEPGAEDDIPYLERILRDMRKGALPVEAGAIATVTLSPGRGVELYLEDRELRLSLATDDWDGNLARLGMALGDLARRRDLRNVREVRAVNGSVWVLLNQPA; translated from the coding sequence ATGCCTCTTGCCCTGAAGAAAAGTGGTCGCAAGGCCCGCAACGCCTATACCCGTGCGGCTGTTTCGGGCAAAAAAGGGCGCAGGGCGCAGCGTTCTGTCATGCCGGCCCCCTTGCGCGCTTTGGGCGCGCGTTTGCGGGGGCTGCGGGGGCTGAAGAGCCTGGCGGCCCTCACCGCCCTGTTGTTGGGGCTGGGCCTGGTGCTGGCCGGCGTATGTCTTGCTTCCCTGTGGCTGTACAACGCGGCGATTACCAGTGATTTTTTCACCACCCGCCATGTGGACGTGACCGGCAATGTACGGCTTTCCCGGCAGATGGTGTTGCAGTATGGCGGCATACGCGAAGGGGGCAACAGCCTTTCCGTAAGCATTTCCAAAGTGGAACGTAACCTGCGGCAGACCCCCTGGGTGGCGGAAGTATCGGTTAAACGTCTTTTGCCGGACAGGTTTGTCATAAAAATTAAAGAGCGTTTGCCCTCATTCTGGGTGCACAAGAACGGTGTACTTTACTACGCCAACGAGCGCGGTGAAATCATCGCCCCGGTGGAGAGTGAAAACTTCCTTTCCTTGCCCACCCTGCGGGTGGAGCCGGGAGCTGAGGACGATATCCCGTATCTGGAGCGGATTTTGCGGGATATGCGCAAGGGCGCGCTGCCCGTGGAGGCCGGGGCCATTGCCACGGTGACCCTGAGTCCCGGCAGGGGAGTGGAACTCTACCTGGAGGACCGGGAACTGCGCCTCTCTCTGGCTACGGACGACTGGGACGGCAACTTGGCCCGTCTGGGCATGGCTCTGGGCGATCTGGCCCGTCGGCGGGACCTGCGCAACGTGCGCGAAGTGCGCGCCGTCAACGGGAGCGTATGGGTACTGCTCAACCAGCCGGCCTGA
- the ftsA gene encoding cell division protein FtsA — protein sequence MNKSELIVGLDIGTTKICAVVGELTESGLVDVVGIGTSVSTGLRKGVVVNIEQTVQSIRKAVEDAELMAGCEIHSVYVGIAGSHIMGINSHGVIAVKGGEVAQRDVERALDAARAVAIPADREVIHILPQEYIVDNQRGIADPLGMAGVRLEVKVHIVTGAVSSAQNIVRSCHRSQLEVSDIALESLASAQAVLTEEEREIGVALVDLGGGTTDIAVFANDAIKHTAVLALGGQNLSNDIAFGLRTPVASAEKIKLKYGCALADLVRHDEFIEVPSVGGRDPRRLSRQVLAEICEPRMEEILYLVDQTLVRSGYKDMIGAGVVLTGGTALMEGCQELGEQIFNLPTRIGYPRNVGGLKDVVNSPKFSTAVGLLRYGAEKELSGQKKFTTRSESGVFDGVLVRMKKWFADIS from the coding sequence ATGAACAAGTCCGAGCTCATCGTTGGCCTCGATATCGGCACGACCAAGATCTGCGCGGTGGTCGGGGAACTTACTGAGTCGGGTCTCGTCGACGTGGTGGGCATCGGCACCAGTGTTTCCACTGGGTTGCGCAAGGGCGTAGTGGTCAATATTGAGCAGACCGTTCAGTCCATCCGCAAGGCGGTGGAGGACGCGGAGCTTATGGCCGGCTGCGAAATTCATTCGGTCTATGTGGGCATTGCCGGCAGCCACATCATGGGCATCAACAGCCATGGGGTCATTGCCGTGAAAGGCGGCGAGGTGGCGCAACGCGATGTGGAACGCGCCCTGGACGCGGCCCGCGCCGTGGCCATCCCTGCCGACCGTGAAGTTATCCACATTCTGCCGCAGGAGTACATTGTGGACAACCAGCGCGGCATTGCCGACCCCTTGGGCATGGCCGGCGTGCGCCTGGAAGTGAAAGTGCACATTGTCACCGGGGCCGTGTCTTCCGCACAGAATATTGTACGCTCCTGCCACCGCAGTCAGCTGGAAGTTTCAGACATCGCCTTGGAATCTCTGGCCTCGGCGCAGGCCGTGCTCACCGAAGAGGAGCGCGAAATAGGCGTGGCCCTGGTGGATTTGGGGGGCGGCACCACAGACATCGCCGTCTTCGCCAACGACGCCATAAAGCACACGGCCGTGCTGGCCTTGGGCGGGCAGAACCTCTCCAACGACATCGCCTTTGGCCTGCGTACGCCTGTGGCCTCGGCTGAAAAAATCAAGCTCAAATACGGCTGCGCCCTGGCAGACCTGGTGCGCCACGACGAGTTTATTGAAGTCCCCAGCGTGGGCGGGCGCGATCCGCGCCGCCTGTCGCGTCAGGTGCTCGCCGAAATCTGCGAACCGCGCATGGAGGAAATCCTCTATCTGGTGGACCAGACTCTGGTCCGCTCCGGCTATAAGGATATGATCGGCGCGGGCGTGGTGCTCACCGGCGGCACGGCGCTTATGGAGGGCTGCCAGGAACTGGGTGAGCAGATCTTCAATCTGCCCACGCGTATCGGCTACCCACGCAATGTGGGCGGCCTGAAGGACGTGGTTAACAGCCCCAAATTTTCTACAGCCGTAGGGCTGTTGCGCTACGGTGCGGAAAAAGAGCTTTCCGGTCAGAAAAAATTTACCACACGGAGCGAGAGCGGCGTTTTCGACGGCGTGCTCGTACGCATGAAAAAGTGGTTTGCGGACATTTCCTAA
- the ftsZ gene encoding cell division protein FtsZ → MAQSIVDDIDTTLASNAKIKVIGVGGGGGNAVQNMIASGLRGVQFVCANTDLQALAKNGASVKVQLGEKLTKGLGAGANPEIGREAAVESVNAVREAIGDADMVFVTAGMGGGTGTGAAPVVAQAAKELGALTVGVVTKPFSFEGAKRKRAAEAGLEEFKQHVDCLITIPNDRLLAFAPKKAPFSEMLQKANDVLYYAVKGISDVIVGDGLINLDFADVRTTMAESGLALMGTGIASGENRAREAAQRAIMSPLLEDVSLESAKAVLYNITAPTDITADEIAEIGEIIGEATPEEANIIFGVVFDDNIGDEIRLTVIATGIESVQAVESVQPQAAATVTNFRKPGRDAVVADSRRMGSRGAARNQRGGELDEPLLGDEPARASRRAQAGLWTNEKDIEGPSYMRKRQALGQSLHSAHNPGQQDFTYDEDDFEIPTFIRTQAD, encoded by the coding sequence ATGGCTCAATCAATCGTTGACGATATTGACACCACGCTGGCCAGCAACGCAAAAATCAAGGTCATCGGCGTGGGCGGCGGCGGCGGCAATGCTGTGCAGAACATGATCGCTTCTGGCTTGCGCGGCGTGCAGTTCGTCTGCGCTAATACGGACCTGCAGGCCCTGGCCAAAAACGGCGCTTCGGTCAAGGTGCAGCTGGGCGAAAAACTTACTAAGGGCCTGGGGGCTGGGGCCAACCCCGAAATAGGCCGCGAGGCCGCAGTGGAAAGCGTCAACGCCGTTCGTGAAGCCATCGGGGACGCGGACATGGTTTTTGTTACCGCCGGCATGGGGGGCGGCACCGGCACGGGCGCGGCCCCGGTGGTGGCCCAGGCCGCCAAGGAACTGGGCGCGCTCACCGTGGGCGTGGTCACCAAGCCCTTCAGCTTTGAAGGCGCCAAACGCAAGCGCGCGGCCGAGGCCGGCCTGGAGGAGTTCAAGCAGCATGTGGACTGCCTGATCACCATCCCCAACGACCGCCTGCTGGCCTTTGCCCCCAAAAAGGCCCCCTTCTCCGAGATGCTGCAGAAGGCCAATGACGTGCTCTATTACGCCGTTAAGGGCATTTCGGACGTCATTGTGGGCGATGGCCTCATTAACCTGGATTTTGCCGACGTGCGCACCACCATGGCCGAATCCGGACTGGCCCTCATGGGCACGGGCATTGCCTCCGGCGAAAACCGCGCTCGCGAAGCCGCCCAGCGCGCCATTATGAGCCCCTTGCTGGAGGACGTTTCGCTGGAAAGCGCCAAAGCCGTGCTCTACAACATCACTGCGCCCACAGATATCACCGCTGATGAAATCGCCGAAATCGGCGAGATTATCGGTGAAGCCACGCCCGAAGAAGCCAATATCATTTTTGGTGTGGTCTTTGACGACAACATCGGCGACGAAATCCGCCTGACGGTCATCGCCACGGGCATCGAATCGGTGCAGGCCGTGGAAAGCGTGCAGCCCCAGGCTGCCGCGACGGTGACCAACTTCCGCAAGCCTGGTCGGGACGCCGTGGTGGCCGATTCGCGTCGCATGGGCTCTCGCGGCGCAGCGCGGAACCAGCGCGGCGGTGAGCTGGACGAACCCCTGCTGGGCGACGAGCCTGCCCGCGCCTCACGACGGGCTCAGGCCGGCCTTTGGACCAACGAAAAAGATATAGAAGGGCCGTCCTATATGCGCAAGCGTCAAGCCTTGGGGCAGTCGCTGCACAGCGCGCACAACCCTGGGCAGCAAGACTTTACCTATGATGAAGACGACTTTGAGATTCCCACCTTTATCCGGACACAGGCGGACTAG
- the hypE gene encoding hydrogenase expression/formation protein HypE, protein METCLLLDAGSGGRASQRLVAQCFLRHFANPLLERLDDAALLEDLDGPLAMSTDTYTVTPLFFPGGSIGSLAVHGTVNDVSMLGARPRYLSCGFILEEGLPLDVLERVAADMGTAARAAGVSIVTGDTKVVPRGACDKIFINTTGVGTVFAAPPPSGHNARPGDAVLVSGALGDHGLTVMGSREGLSFLSDVASDSAPLNHMIADIIAAAGQVHVLRDPTRGGLATTLNEIAEQSQVGIELDEASIPVHESVRGGCSFLGLDPLYLANEGKCICILPEDRAETALAAMRRSPYGLEAARVGTVTAGKAQVTLTTRIGGRRLLGMLEGAQLPRIC, encoded by the coding sequence ATGGAGACCTGTCTTCTTCTGGATGCGGGCAGCGGCGGACGCGCCTCGCAGCGCCTGGTGGCGCAGTGTTTTCTGCGGCATTTCGCCAACCCCCTGCTGGAACGGCTGGACGACGCCGCCCTGCTGGAGGATCTGGACGGCCCGCTGGCCATGAGCACCGATACCTATACCGTGACGCCGCTCTTCTTCCCCGGCGGCAGCATCGGCAGTCTGGCCGTGCACGGCACGGTTAACGACGTGTCCATGCTGGGCGCGCGACCCCGCTACCTGAGCTGCGGCTTCATTCTGGAGGAAGGCCTGCCTCTGGACGTGCTGGAGCGCGTAGCAGCGGACATGGGCACGGCGGCCAGGGCTGCGGGCGTGTCCATCGTCACCGGAGACACCAAGGTGGTGCCGCGCGGCGCGTGCGACAAAATATTTATTAATACTACAGGAGTGGGCACGGTCTTTGCCGCCCCGCCGCCTTCGGGGCACAATGCCCGTCCCGGCGACGCCGTACTGGTGAGCGGCGCGCTGGGCGACCACGGCCTGACCGTCATGGGCAGCCGTGAAGGGCTCTCCTTTCTCAGCGACGTGGCGTCAGATTCTGCCCCCCTCAATCATATGATCGCCGACATCATTGCTGCGGCGGGTCAGGTGCATGTGCTGCGCGACCCTACGCGCGGCGGCCTGGCCACTACGCTCAACGAAATCGCCGAACAATCCCAGGTGGGCATCGAGCTGGATGAAGCCAGCATCCCTGTTCACGAAAGCGTGCGCGGCGGCTGCTCCTTCCTGGGGCTTGACCCGCTCTATCTGGCCAATGAAGGCAAATGTATCTGCATTTTGCCGGAAGACCGCGCCGAGACCGCCCTGGCGGCCATGCGCCGCTCGCCCTATGGGCTGGAGGCCGCTCGCGTAGGTACGGTGACTGCAGGCAAAGCCCAGGTGACCCTGACCACCCGCATCGGGGGCCGCCGCCTGTTGGGCATGCTGGAAGGCGCGCAACTGCCCCGCATCTGCTGA
- the hypD gene encoding hydrogenase formation protein HypD, protein MELENAFQDPQLCHALLQRLTRALDGRTLRFMEVCGTHTVAIFQSGLRSLLPASVTHLSGPGCPVCVTHDAEVAAFLDLAGRDGVILTTFGDLLRVPGPGGKSLKHAQAQGARVEIVYSPLDALNVAAANPESTVVFLGIGFETTAPTVAATLLTARQRKIRNFCVLSLHKLVPPALRTLLDDSQCGIEAFLLPGHVSTILGLEPYAFLARDYHVPGVVGGFQPADILLALCLMAEQRRDGTAAVVNAYPRAVDDAGNPRARALMEQVFEPTDALWRGIGRIPQSGLKLRPDFADLDAMARLDVTLPEVPPLPGCRCGDVLRGRMAPPDCPLFGKKCTPATPVGPCMVSTEGSCAAYYKYSER, encoded by the coding sequence ATGGAACTGGAAAACGCCTTTCAGGATCCGCAGCTCTGCCACGCCCTGCTGCAACGCCTGACGCGGGCGCTGGACGGCCGCACGCTACGCTTTATGGAGGTTTGCGGCACACATACGGTGGCCATTTTCCAAAGCGGCCTGCGTTCGCTGCTGCCCGCATCGGTCACGCACCTTTCCGGACCGGGCTGTCCCGTCTGCGTTACCCACGACGCGGAAGTGGCCGCCTTTCTGGACCTGGCCGGGCGTGACGGAGTCATCCTGACCACTTTCGGAGATCTGCTGCGCGTGCCCGGCCCCGGCGGCAAAAGTCTCAAGCACGCCCAGGCCCAGGGCGCGCGGGTAGAAATCGTCTACTCCCCGCTGGACGCCCTCAACGTGGCCGCGGCCAATCCGGAGAGCACGGTGGTCTTTCTGGGCATCGGCTTTGAAACCACAGCCCCCACCGTGGCGGCCACTCTGCTTACGGCGCGTCAGCGCAAGATACGGAACTTCTGCGTGCTTTCCCTGCACAAGCTGGTGCCTCCCGCCCTGCGCACCCTGCTGGACGACAGTCAGTGCGGCATTGAGGCCTTTTTGCTGCCGGGGCACGTTTCCACCATCCTGGGGCTGGAGCCCTACGCCTTTCTGGCGCGGGACTACCATGTGCCCGGCGTGGTGGGCGGGTTTCAGCCGGCGGACATCCTGCTGGCCCTCTGCCTTATGGCTGAACAACGGCGGGACGGCACAGCGGCGGTGGTCAACGCTTACCCCCGCGCGGTGGACGACGCGGGCAATCCCCGGGCCCGCGCCTTGATGGAACAGGTTTTTGAGCCGACGGACGCCCTGTGGCGGGGCATCGGGCGCATCCCGCAGAGCGGGCTTAAACTGCGGCCGGACTTTGCCGACCTGGACGCCATGGCCCGCCTGGACGTGACCCTGCCGGAGGTGCCCCCCCTGCCGGGCTGCCGTTGCGGCGACGTACTGCGCGGCCGCATGGCCCCGCCGGACTGCCCCCTCTTCGGCAAAAAGTGTACACCCGCCACCCCGGTAGGCCCCTGCATGGTTTCCACCGAGGGCAGTTGCGCCGCCTACTACAAATATTCGGAGCGATAA
- the argC gene encoding N-acetyl-gamma-glutamyl-phosphate reductase — MKVISVGLVGITGYAGMELARLLAGHPSMRLGMACSRAEAGRRLGSYYPFLEHLPGADVVISTFDPQKAAELCEVVFLAVPAGTAMDMAEPLLRAGVKVVDLSADFRLRDPATYAAWYKREHVCTDLLHKAVYGLPELYGADIARTSLVANPGCYPTATILGLYAAVKNNLVHCDDLVVDAKSGATGAGRKAAVPTLFSEVSDNFRAYGLPTHRHTPEIEQEISLLAGQDVRLSFNTHLLPTNRGILATIYTRLKDPRMDLDAVRAVYTETWSHSPWVRILPKGALPETRYVRGSMFCDLGLVVDPRTGRLIILSAIDNLCRGASGQALANANLMCGLPVEAGLNNLAPLP, encoded by the coding sequence ATGAAAGTGATTTCCGTGGGTTTGGTGGGCATTACCGGGTATGCGGGCATGGAGCTGGCGCGCCTGCTGGCGGGGCATCCGTCCATGCGCCTGGGCATGGCCTGTTCCCGGGCCGAGGCAGGCCGTCGTCTGGGATCCTACTACCCATTTCTGGAACATCTGCCCGGCGCGGATGTGGTCATCAGCACCTTTGACCCACAAAAAGCGGCGGAGCTCTGCGAGGTGGTCTTCCTGGCCGTGCCCGCCGGCACAGCCATGGATATGGCTGAGCCCCTGTTGCGCGCCGGCGTAAAGGTGGTGGATCTTTCCGCCGACTTCCGCCTGCGCGACCCGGCCACCTATGCAGCCTGGTACAAGCGCGAACACGTCTGTACCGACCTGCTGCACAAGGCCGTCTACGGCCTGCCTGAACTCTACGGCGCGGACATTGCCCGCACCAGCCTGGTGGCCAATCCCGGCTGCTACCCCACGGCCACAATTCTGGGGCTCTATGCTGCGGTCAAAAACAACCTCGTCCACTGCGACGACCTGGTGGTGGACGCCAAATCCGGAGCCACGGGCGCGGGCCGCAAGGCCGCTGTGCCCACGCTGTTTTCCGAAGTTTCGGACAACTTCCGTGCCTACGGCCTGCCCACCCACCGGCATACGCCGGAAATCGAGCAGGAAATCTCCCTTCTGGCCGGACAGGACGTACGCCTTTCCTTCAATACCCACCTGCTGCCCACCAACAGGGGCATCCTCGCTACCATCTATACCCGGCTCAAAGACCCGCGTATGGATCTGGACGCCGTGCGCGCAGTCTATACCGAAACCTGGAGCCATAGTCCCTGGGTCCGCATCCTGCCCAAGGGGGCGCTGCCGGAAACGCGCTATGTGCGCGGCAGCATGTTCTGCGACCTGGGCCTGGTGGTGGACCCGCGCACCGGACGGCTGATCATTCTTTCGGCCATTGACAACCTCTGCCGCGGCGCTTCCGGCCAGGCCCTGGCCAACGCCAATCTCATGTGCGGCCTGCCGGTGGAGGCAGGGCTCAATAATCTGGCCCCACTGCCGTAA
- a CDS encoding DUF1844 domain-containing protein, translating into MTEKNCGCSAGPMPEVTFSTFVISLASSALVQLGEVPNPETGQTETDLPLARHSIDVLEMLRRKTEKCLDEQESKLLESLLYELRMKFVIRCGPDCSGR; encoded by the coding sequence ATGACTGAAAAAAACTGTGGCTGCTCTGCCGGTCCCATGCCTGAAGTGACCTTCTCCACCTTTGTCATTTCTCTGGCTTCATCGGCGCTGGTGCAGCTCGGCGAGGTGCCCAATCCTGAAACCGGACAGACGGAAACAGACCTGCCCCTGGCCCGGCACAGTATCGACGTGCTGGAAATGCTGCGACGCAAGACCGAAAAATGTCTGGACGAGCAGGAAAGCAAGCTGCTGGAAAGCCTGCTCTATGAACTGCGCATGAAGTTCGTTATCCGTTGCGGCCCGGACTGCAGTGGTCGCTGA
- a CDS encoding pyridoxal-phosphate-dependent aminotransferase family protein yields the protein MLNKVRLLTPGPTPLPERVRLALAKDMIHHRKSEFMAIMGRVQEGLRTLFGTAGTVLPLTSSGTGAMTAAVYNLFAPGEKVLVVEGGKFGQRWREIAVSRGLEVVTVSVPWGKAVEPQDVADALAADPAIVGVLVQHSETSTGVLHPVREIAAVTRKSPALLLVDGISAVGLAPCPMDQWGIDCLVTGSQKGLLLPPGLALLALSPRGWEKAAATVTGCFYFNLPKEKAKVEQGQTLFTPAINLLVALEESLALLLENGLEALYAKQWALTMMARTGVSVMGLELFAKSHFSWGVTSVLLPPGVDGGAVLRRAQEEFGICMAGGQDQYKGRMVRIGHMGWVDWADVAAGLYALNRSLAETGGFSGARDYLEQSLAAYRAALKDGPGVPLPPVCR from the coding sequence ATGTTGAACAAAGTTCGCCTGCTCACCCCCGGCCCCACGCCTCTGCCCGAAAGGGTTCGTCTTGCCCTGGCCAAGGACATGATCCACCACCGCAAAAGCGAATTTATGGCCATTATGGGACGTGTGCAGGAAGGCTTGCGGACCCTTTTCGGCACTGCGGGGACAGTGCTGCCCCTGACCTCTTCCGGCACGGGCGCCATGACCGCCGCCGTGTACAACCTGTTTGCCCCCGGCGAAAAGGTGCTGGTGGTGGAAGGAGGCAAGTTCGGCCAGCGCTGGCGTGAAATCGCCGTCTCGCGCGGGCTGGAGGTGGTCACGGTCAGCGTGCCCTGGGGCAAGGCTGTGGAACCGCAGGACGTGGCCGACGCTTTGGCCGCAGACCCGGCTATTGTCGGCGTGCTGGTACAGCACTCCGAAACCTCCACGGGCGTGCTCCATCCCGTGCGCGAAATCGCCGCCGTCACCCGTAAGAGCCCCGCCCTGCTGCTGGTGGACGGCATCTCGGCCGTGGGCCTGGCCCCCTGTCCCATGGATCAATGGGGCATCGACTGCCTGGTGACGGGCTCACAGAAAGGACTGCTGCTGCCCCCTGGCCTGGCCCTGCTGGCTCTTTCTCCGCGCGGCTGGGAAAAGGCCGCCGCCACCGTCACCGGCTGTTTCTATTTCAACCTGCCCAAAGAGAAAGCAAAGGTGGAGCAGGGGCAAACCCTGTTCACCCCTGCCATCAACCTGCTGGTGGCCCTGGAGGAAAGCCTGGCCCTGCTGCTGGAAAACGGCCTGGAGGCCCTCTACGCCAAACAGTGGGCCCTGACCATGATGGCCCGCACGGGCGTCAGCGTCATGGGGCTGGAGCTTTTTGCCAAAAGCCATTTCTCCTGGGGTGTCACCAGCGTACTGCTGCCTCCGGGCGTGGACGGCGGAGCTGTGCTGCGCCGCGCGCAGGAGGAATTCGGCATCTGCATGGCCGGCGGGCAGGACCAATACAAGGGCCGTATGGTGCGCATCGGCCACATGGGCTGGGTGGACTGGGCCGATGTGGCGGCGGGGCTCTATGCCCTCAACCGCAGCCTGGCGGAAACAGGCGGCTTCAGCGGCGCGCGCGACTATCTGGAACAGTCCCTGGCAGCCTACCGCGCGGCCCTCAAGGACGGACCGGGCGTGCCCCTGCCGCCCGTATGCCGCTGA
- a CDS encoding class I SAM-dependent rRNA methyltransferase, producing MRKLWLKKHEDRRLRAGHLWVFGNEVDGSKSPLPSFEPGEAATLCDARGAPLGSVYVNPASLICARLYSRRPETELDAALLRSRLTAALALRERLYAAPWYRLCHGEGDFLPGLVLDRFDGHLTVQLTTAGMERRKEALEACLHDLLAPTSILWDNDLPARALEGLDRAVAAWGQAPEALEVPENGCRFLAPCVTGQKTGWFYDQRRNRRELARYAKGADVLDIFSYVGGFGVTAAAAGAASVTFVDAARPALDYALTNAAANAPHCAAQALCGDAFQVLRELRETGRRFGCISLDPPAFIKRRKDRAQGLAAYRQAAVLAVSLLKPGGVLASSSCSHHLEAQELRDCLTQAAAKSKLHTRLLFAGGQGPDHPVQAAMPETAYLKCYIAQVGP from the coding sequence ATGCGCAAGCTCTGGCTGAAAAAACATGAAGACCGCCGTCTGCGGGCCGGGCACCTCTGGGTCTTCGGCAACGAGGTGGACGGGAGCAAAAGCCCCCTTCCCAGTTTTGAACCCGGCGAGGCGGCCACCCTCTGCGACGCGCGGGGCGCACCCCTGGGCAGCGTGTACGTCAATCCCGCCTCGCTCATCTGCGCGCGTCTTTACAGCCGTCGCCCGGAAACCGAGCTGGATGCGGCCTTGCTGCGTTCCCGCCTGACAGCGGCTTTGGCCCTGCGCGAGCGGCTCTACGCCGCACCCTGGTACCGCCTCTGCCACGGTGAAGGCGATTTTTTGCCCGGCCTGGTTCTGGACCGTTTTGACGGGCACCTCACCGTACAGCTTACCACCGCCGGCATGGAGCGCCGTAAGGAAGCCCTGGAAGCCTGCTTGCACGATCTGCTCGCCCCGACCTCCATTCTTTGGGATAATGACCTACCCGCCCGCGCCCTGGAGGGGCTTGACCGCGCCGTCGCCGCCTGGGGCCAGGCGCCGGAGGCGCTGGAAGTGCCGGAAAACGGTTGCCGCTTCTTGGCCCCTTGCGTCACGGGGCAGAAAACCGGCTGGTTCTATGACCAGCGACGCAACCGACGGGAGCTGGCGCGCTATGCCAAGGGCGCGGACGTATTGGATATTTTTAGCTATGTGGGCGGCTTTGGCGTAACGGCCGCCGCCGCGGGCGCGGCTTCGGTGACCTTTGTGGACGCGGCCCGCCCTGCTCTGGACTACGCCCTGACCAATGCCGCCGCCAACGCGCCGCACTGCGCGGCCCAGGCCCTCTGCGGCGACGCCTTCCAAGTCTTGCGTGAACTGCGTGAAACGGGCCGCCGCTTTGGCTGCATCAGTCTGGATCCGCCCGCCTTCATCAAACGCCGCAAGGACAGAGCGCAGGGGCTGGCCGCCTACCGCCAGGCCGCAGTTTTGGCCGTATCCCTGCTCAAACCCGGCGGCGTGCTGGCCAGCTCCTCCTGTTCGCACCATCTGGAGGCGCAAGAACTGCGCGACTGCTTGACGCAGGCCGCCGCCAAGAGCAAACTGCATACCCGGCTGCTGTTTGCGGGAGGTCAGGGACCGGACCACCCCGTTCAGGCCGCCATGCCGGAAACGGCGTACCTTAAATGCTATATCGCCCAGGTGGGCCCATAA